A single genomic interval of Armigeres subalbatus isolate Guangzhou_Male chromosome 1, GZ_Asu_2, whole genome shotgun sequence harbors:
- the LOC134207679 gene encoding coronin-7 isoform X2, with protein sequence MAWRFKASKYKNAAPIVPKPEVCIRDICVGSYQTYGNNIAASAAFIAFNWEHAGSSVAVLPIDDCGRKSKTMPLLHAHTDTVTYLDFSPFHDGLLATGSQDCLVKVWHIPEKGLESSISNPECSFSTKQRRVETVGFHPTADCLLYSTAVGCVSLWDLTSQQESFSDNQHPEVIQSLSWKQDGKVCATSCKDKMVRILDPRAETPISMIAESHQSIKDSRVVWLGDQSRILTTGFDSARLRQVIIRDLRNFSVPEKTLELDCSTGILMPLFDPDTNMLFLAGKGDTTISYLEVTDKDPYLIEGIRHSGEQTKGACLVPKRALRVMEGEVNRIMQLTSNSVIPIMYQVPRKTYRDFHSDLYPDTNGFKTELTATQWLNGVNIAVQKISLDPAKRELGEQPIIVLRGNLNEVVKNIANKSKTASTTPNCTAAKIDKEASIVKPNFIPIKDKIKQMEQQSHSEKSEYEQKFKEVTSNKNTENANIFIEPKPLYSENESNGNHPEQCGTDDQDGSSDEPIQTGEVTPPKPLPRTSRNNSVTDPPVGAGEDVPVVPAPRPVARPRMSTTGYKPRLGPKPFSSTGSSGEFSFDKVFNVPQAPGSENGDSQRDSNDNTQENSLVSNGSVEEAHENGNGKDPEAFVEMATEEVVMRPKVAEEDDKPQIISTAERRKIFESRVSTESEDQFDAAGDDKPSQFERLSGQRTSIAERRRMYESRSQSVQEEKPASPVPLRRRESLKSRGEQSKTDEEAMPPPSSVEFTRNRSDLCKENLPSDINKRNNANSANTTSKRTSTVFGRVSKFRHLKGTPGHKSTHIENIRNLSRQIPGECDGFQANSDRVAVPISGAGGKIAIFELSKPGRLPDGVIPSLVNGNNIMDFQWDPFDNQRLAVACDDGSVKIWAIPEEGLTEPTNEPEKELVAHSDKIYIVKYHPLAKNVFLTASYDMTIKIWDLDTLSDKYFLRGHTDQIFSAAWSPCGVYVATVSKDGKLRVYNPRKSETPIREGNGPVGTRGARLVWAIEGEYIVVTGFDKVSERQIYVYKASDLAAPLGMVGLDVSPAILIPFYDEDSSTIFATGKGDSTIYCFEITEESPFICPLSHHRCSSLTQGLSFLPKNQCDVASVEFAKAQRLTNGTVEPLSFTVPRIKSELFQDDLFPPTKTLWEPTLLAAEWFAGRDKPAVRISLQPEGMDSLSSIQPNVTTPTPAKKSENINQIIGQQTQFNKAWSADLVRSKQDEIKNSVSARMPVNRKLEQDDMEGVDEKEWEE encoded by the exons ATGGCATGGCGATTTAAGGCCTCCAAATATAAGAACGCTGCTCCGATCGTTCCCAAACCGGAAGTATGCATCCGGGACATTTGCGTGGGATCGTACCAAACCTATGGTAACAACATCGCAGCATCGGCcgcgttcattgccttcaacTGGGAACATGCGGGCTCCAGTGTGGCCGTTCTGCCCATCGATGACTGCGGCCGGAAGAGCAAAACTATGCCGCTCCTGCACGCACACACCGACACGGTGACCTATTTGGACTTTTCGCCGTTTCACGATGGCCTGCTGGCCACCGGTTCGCAGGACTGCCTGGTGAAAGTGTGGCACATTCCGGAGAAGGGCCTAGAAAGCTCGATATCCAACCCCGAGTGTTCGTTTTCGACGAAACAGCGAAGGGTGGAAACGGTGGGATTTCATCCAACGGCCGATTGCCTTCTGTATTCGACGGCTGTGGGGTGCGTCAGTCTGTGGGACTTGACCAGTCAACAGGAGTCATTCT CGGACAACCAGCACCCGGAGGTGATCCAGTCGCTAAGTTGGAAACAGGACGGGAAGGTTTGTGCAACCAGTTGTAAGGACAAAATGGTTCGAATTCTGGATCCGCGTGCTGAGACACCCATTTCGATGATCGCCGAAAGTCATCAAAGCATCAAGGACTCGCGAGTGGTGTGGTTAGGTGATCAGAGCAGAATTTTGACTACGGGATTCGACTCCGCTCGGTTGCGACAGGTCATTATTAGGGATTTGAGGAACTTCTCAGTGCCGGAAAAGACGCTGGAGTTGGATTGTTCGACGGGCATTTTGATGCCTCTGTTTGACCCGGATACAAACATGCTATTCCTTGCGGGCAAGGGTGATACGACGATATCGTACTTGGAAGTGACGGACAAGGATCCGTATCTGATTGAGGGCATTCGTCACTCTGGTGAACAAACTAAAGGTGCTTGTTTGGTGCCTAAAAGAGCTTTGAGGGTGATGGAAGGCGAGGTAAACCGTATTATGCAATTGACGTCGAACTCAGTGATACCGATTATGTACCAAGTGCCGAGGAAG ACCTACAGAGACTTCCACAGTGACCTGTACCCGGATACCAACGGGTTCAAAACCGAGCTAACTGCCACGCAATGGCTTAACGGAGTTAACATTGCCGTTCAAAAAATCAGCCTGGACCCAGCGAAACGGGAGCTTGGCGAACAACCTATCATT GTTCTGAGAGGTAACCTGAACGAAGTAGTCAAGAACATTGCCAACAAGTCGAAAACGGCATCTACCACGCCGAATTGCACTGCGGCCAAGATCGACAAGGAAGCTTCGATCGTGAAACCCAACTTCATTCCAATCAAGGACAAGATCAAACAAATGGAACAGCAGTCACACAGCGAGAAAAGCGAGTATGAGCAGAAATTCAAGGAAGTGACCTCGAACAAGAATACCGAGAATGCAAACATATTCATCGAACCGAAGCCCTTGTACAGCGAGAACGAAAGCAATGGCAACCATCCGGAGCAGTGTGGTACGGACGATCAGGATGGTAGCTCGGATGAACCGATTCAGACAGGGGAAGTGACACCCCCGAAGCCTCTACCGAGGACATCTCGAAACAACTCAGTCACTGACCCACCGGTTGGAGCCGGTGAAGATGTTCCTGTTGTTCCGGCGCCTCGTCCGGTGGCAAGACCTCGAATGTCCACCACAGGATACAAG CCTCGCCTAGGTCCGAAGCCATTCAGCAGTACGGGATCTTCGGGAGAATTTTCTTTCGATAAGGTTTTCAACGTTCCGCAAGCTCCCGGTTCGGAAAACGGGGATTCACAGAGAGATTCAAACGACAACACTCAGGAGAACAGTTTGGTATCCAATGGAAGCGTGGAAGAAGCGCACGAAAATGGCAACGGCAAGGACCCGGAAGCATTTGTAGAGATGGCTACAGAAGAGGTAGTCATGCGACCAAAGGTCGCCGAAGAGGACGACAAACCTCAGATTATCTCCACCGCGGAACGAAGAAAG ATTTTCGAATCCAGAGTTTCCACCGAATCGGAAGATCAGTTTGACGCCGCAGGGGATGATAAGCCAAGCCAGTTCGAACGGCTCAGTGGTCAGCGTACGAGTATCGCCGAGAGGCGACGAATGTACGAGAGTCGGTCGCAGAGCGTCCAAGAAGAGAAACCAGCCTCGCCGGTTCCTCTCAG ACGCCGCGAATCGCTCAAATCCCGCGGCGAACAGTCCAAAACAGACGAGGAAGCTATGCCTCCGCCATCCAGCGTAGAATTCACCCGCAACCGCAGCGACCTTTGCAAGGAGAATCTCCCTTCGGACATCAACAAACGCAACAACGCCAACTCGGCCAACACCACATCCAAACGAACTTCGACCGTATTCGGCAGAGTGTCTAAGTTCCGCCATCTGAAGGGAACGCCCGGTCACAAATCGACACACATTGAAAACATCCGTAACCTCAGCCGGCAGATCCCCGGCGAGTGCGACGGCTTCCAAGCGAATTCTGACCGTGTGGCCGTGCCGATCTCCGGGGCCGGAGGCAAGATTGCAATATTCGAACTGAGCAAACCGGGCCGCCTTCCGGATGGAGTCATTCCGTCGCTAGTCAACGGAAACAACATCATGGATTTCCAGTGGGATCCGTTCGATAACCAACGGTTGGCCGTGGCCTGTGATGACGGCAGCGTTAAGATTTGGGCTATACCGGAGGAAGGTTTGACGGAACCGACCAACGAACCGGAGAAGGAGCTGGTTGCTCATTCGGATAAGATCTACATAGTCAAGTATCACCCGCTGGCGAAGAATGTCTTTCTCACGGCAAGCTATGACATGACGATAAAGATCTGGGACTTGGACACACTGTCAGATAAGTACTTTCTGAGGGGACACACGGATCAGATTTTTAGCGCTGCATGGAGTCCTTGTGGGGTGTACGTGGCAACGGTCTCGAAAGACGGTAAGCTCAGAGTGTATAACCCAAGAAAATCCGAAACTCCAATCCGGGAGGGAAACGGACCTGTGGGCACCCGCGGAGCTCGTTTAGTGTGGGCCATCGAAGGAGAGTACATCGTTGTGACTGGATTTGATAA AGTTTCCGAACGGCAAATCTACGTCTACAAAGCATCTGACCTGGCTGCCCCACTAGGGATGGTAGGTCTGGACGTGTCCCCTGCCATCCTGATACCGTTCTACGACGAGGACAGTTCGACCATTTTTGCCACCGGCAAGGGCGATTCCACGATCTACTGTTTCGAAATAACTGAGGAGTCTCCGTTTATTTGTCCACTGTCACATCACCGGTGCTCATCGCTAACACAGGGTTTGAGTTTCCTGCCGAAGAACCAGTGCGATGTCGCGTCGGTCGAATTTGCCAAAGCACAAAGGCTTACCAATGGAACGGTGGAGCCGTTGAGTTTCACGGTGCCGCGTATCAAGAGCGAACTGTTCCAGGATGATTTGTTCCCACCGACTAAGACGCTCTGGGAACCGACGCTCTTAGCGGCGGAGTGGTTTGCGGGTCGTGATAAACCCGCAGTCCGAATCAGCTTACAGCCTGAGGGAATGGATTCAT TGTCCTCCATCCAGCCGAATGTAACGACACCAACGCCGGCGAAGAAGAGCGAAAACATAAACCAAATCATCGGTCAGCAGACCCAGTTCAACAAGGCATGGAGTGCGGACCTGGTACGATCGAAGCAGGATGAG
- the LOC134207679 gene encoding coronin-7 isoform X1, which produces MAWRFKASKYKNAAPIVPKPEVCIRDICVGSYQTYGNNIAASAAFIAFNWEHAGSSVAVLPIDDCGRKSKTMPLLHAHTDTVTYLDFSPFHDGLLATGSQDCLVKVWHIPEKGLESSISNPECSFSTKQRRVETVGFHPTADCLLYSTAVGCVSLWDLTSQQESFSDNQHPEVIQSLSWKQDGKVCATSCKDKMVRILDPRAETPISMIAESHQSIKDSRVVWLGDQSRILTTGFDSARLRQVIIRDLRNFSVPEKTLELDCSTGILMPLFDPDTNMLFLAGKGDTTISYLEVTDKDPYLIEGIRHSGEQTKGACLVPKRALRVMEGEVNRIMQLTSNSVIPIMYQVPRKTYRDFHSDLYPDTNGFKTELTATQWLNGVNIAVQKISLDPAKRELGEQPIIVLRGNLNEVVKNIANKSKTASTTPNCTAAKIDKEASIVKPNFIPIKDKIKQMEQQSHSEKSEYEQKFKEVTSNKNTENANIFIEPKPLYSENESNGNHPEQCGTDDQDGSSDEPIQTGEVTPPKPLPRTSRNNSVTDPPVGAGEDVPVVPAPRPVARPRMSTTGYKPRLGPKPFSSTGSSGEFSFDKVFNVPQAPGSENGDSQRDSNDNTQENSLVSNGSVEEAHENGNGKDPEAFVEMATEEVVMRPKVAEEDDKPQIISTAERRKSGDREKIFESRVSTESEDQFDAAGDDKPSQFERLSGQRTSIAERRRMYESRSQSVQEEKPASPVPLRRRESLKSRGEQSKTDEEAMPPPSSVEFTRNRSDLCKENLPSDINKRNNANSANTTSKRTSTVFGRVSKFRHLKGTPGHKSTHIENIRNLSRQIPGECDGFQANSDRVAVPISGAGGKIAIFELSKPGRLPDGVIPSLVNGNNIMDFQWDPFDNQRLAVACDDGSVKIWAIPEEGLTEPTNEPEKELVAHSDKIYIVKYHPLAKNVFLTASYDMTIKIWDLDTLSDKYFLRGHTDQIFSAAWSPCGVYVATVSKDGKLRVYNPRKSETPIREGNGPVGTRGARLVWAIEGEYIVVTGFDKVSERQIYVYKASDLAAPLGMVGLDVSPAILIPFYDEDSSTIFATGKGDSTIYCFEITEESPFICPLSHHRCSSLTQGLSFLPKNQCDVASVEFAKAQRLTNGTVEPLSFTVPRIKSELFQDDLFPPTKTLWEPTLLAAEWFAGRDKPAVRISLQPEGMDSLSSIQPNVTTPTPAKKSENINQIIGQQTQFNKAWSADLVRSKQDEIKNSVSARMPVNRKLEQDDMEGVDEKEWEE; this is translated from the exons ATGGCATGGCGATTTAAGGCCTCCAAATATAAGAACGCTGCTCCGATCGTTCCCAAACCGGAAGTATGCATCCGGGACATTTGCGTGGGATCGTACCAAACCTATGGTAACAACATCGCAGCATCGGCcgcgttcattgccttcaacTGGGAACATGCGGGCTCCAGTGTGGCCGTTCTGCCCATCGATGACTGCGGCCGGAAGAGCAAAACTATGCCGCTCCTGCACGCACACACCGACACGGTGACCTATTTGGACTTTTCGCCGTTTCACGATGGCCTGCTGGCCACCGGTTCGCAGGACTGCCTGGTGAAAGTGTGGCACATTCCGGAGAAGGGCCTAGAAAGCTCGATATCCAACCCCGAGTGTTCGTTTTCGACGAAACAGCGAAGGGTGGAAACGGTGGGATTTCATCCAACGGCCGATTGCCTTCTGTATTCGACGGCTGTGGGGTGCGTCAGTCTGTGGGACTTGACCAGTCAACAGGAGTCATTCT CGGACAACCAGCACCCGGAGGTGATCCAGTCGCTAAGTTGGAAACAGGACGGGAAGGTTTGTGCAACCAGTTGTAAGGACAAAATGGTTCGAATTCTGGATCCGCGTGCTGAGACACCCATTTCGATGATCGCCGAAAGTCATCAAAGCATCAAGGACTCGCGAGTGGTGTGGTTAGGTGATCAGAGCAGAATTTTGACTACGGGATTCGACTCCGCTCGGTTGCGACAGGTCATTATTAGGGATTTGAGGAACTTCTCAGTGCCGGAAAAGACGCTGGAGTTGGATTGTTCGACGGGCATTTTGATGCCTCTGTTTGACCCGGATACAAACATGCTATTCCTTGCGGGCAAGGGTGATACGACGATATCGTACTTGGAAGTGACGGACAAGGATCCGTATCTGATTGAGGGCATTCGTCACTCTGGTGAACAAACTAAAGGTGCTTGTTTGGTGCCTAAAAGAGCTTTGAGGGTGATGGAAGGCGAGGTAAACCGTATTATGCAATTGACGTCGAACTCAGTGATACCGATTATGTACCAAGTGCCGAGGAAG ACCTACAGAGACTTCCACAGTGACCTGTACCCGGATACCAACGGGTTCAAAACCGAGCTAACTGCCACGCAATGGCTTAACGGAGTTAACATTGCCGTTCAAAAAATCAGCCTGGACCCAGCGAAACGGGAGCTTGGCGAACAACCTATCATT GTTCTGAGAGGTAACCTGAACGAAGTAGTCAAGAACATTGCCAACAAGTCGAAAACGGCATCTACCACGCCGAATTGCACTGCGGCCAAGATCGACAAGGAAGCTTCGATCGTGAAACCCAACTTCATTCCAATCAAGGACAAGATCAAACAAATGGAACAGCAGTCACACAGCGAGAAAAGCGAGTATGAGCAGAAATTCAAGGAAGTGACCTCGAACAAGAATACCGAGAATGCAAACATATTCATCGAACCGAAGCCCTTGTACAGCGAGAACGAAAGCAATGGCAACCATCCGGAGCAGTGTGGTACGGACGATCAGGATGGTAGCTCGGATGAACCGATTCAGACAGGGGAAGTGACACCCCCGAAGCCTCTACCGAGGACATCTCGAAACAACTCAGTCACTGACCCACCGGTTGGAGCCGGTGAAGATGTTCCTGTTGTTCCGGCGCCTCGTCCGGTGGCAAGACCTCGAATGTCCACCACAGGATACAAG CCTCGCCTAGGTCCGAAGCCATTCAGCAGTACGGGATCTTCGGGAGAATTTTCTTTCGATAAGGTTTTCAACGTTCCGCAAGCTCCCGGTTCGGAAAACGGGGATTCACAGAGAGATTCAAACGACAACACTCAGGAGAACAGTTTGGTATCCAATGGAAGCGTGGAAGAAGCGCACGAAAATGGCAACGGCAAGGACCCGGAAGCATTTGTAGAGATGGCTACAGAAGAGGTAGTCATGCGACCAAAGGTCGCCGAAGAGGACGACAAACCTCAGATTATCTCCACCGCGGAACGAAGAAAG TCTGGAGACCGAGAAAAG ATTTTCGAATCCAGAGTTTCCACCGAATCGGAAGATCAGTTTGACGCCGCAGGGGATGATAAGCCAAGCCAGTTCGAACGGCTCAGTGGTCAGCGTACGAGTATCGCCGAGAGGCGACGAATGTACGAGAGTCGGTCGCAGAGCGTCCAAGAAGAGAAACCAGCCTCGCCGGTTCCTCTCAG ACGCCGCGAATCGCTCAAATCCCGCGGCGAACAGTCCAAAACAGACGAGGAAGCTATGCCTCCGCCATCCAGCGTAGAATTCACCCGCAACCGCAGCGACCTTTGCAAGGAGAATCTCCCTTCGGACATCAACAAACGCAACAACGCCAACTCGGCCAACACCACATCCAAACGAACTTCGACCGTATTCGGCAGAGTGTCTAAGTTCCGCCATCTGAAGGGAACGCCCGGTCACAAATCGACACACATTGAAAACATCCGTAACCTCAGCCGGCAGATCCCCGGCGAGTGCGACGGCTTCCAAGCGAATTCTGACCGTGTGGCCGTGCCGATCTCCGGGGCCGGAGGCAAGATTGCAATATTCGAACTGAGCAAACCGGGCCGCCTTCCGGATGGAGTCATTCCGTCGCTAGTCAACGGAAACAACATCATGGATTTCCAGTGGGATCCGTTCGATAACCAACGGTTGGCCGTGGCCTGTGATGACGGCAGCGTTAAGATTTGGGCTATACCGGAGGAAGGTTTGACGGAACCGACCAACGAACCGGAGAAGGAGCTGGTTGCTCATTCGGATAAGATCTACATAGTCAAGTATCACCCGCTGGCGAAGAATGTCTTTCTCACGGCAAGCTATGACATGACGATAAAGATCTGGGACTTGGACACACTGTCAGATAAGTACTTTCTGAGGGGACACACGGATCAGATTTTTAGCGCTGCATGGAGTCCTTGTGGGGTGTACGTGGCAACGGTCTCGAAAGACGGTAAGCTCAGAGTGTATAACCCAAGAAAATCCGAAACTCCAATCCGGGAGGGAAACGGACCTGTGGGCACCCGCGGAGCTCGTTTAGTGTGGGCCATCGAAGGAGAGTACATCGTTGTGACTGGATTTGATAA AGTTTCCGAACGGCAAATCTACGTCTACAAAGCATCTGACCTGGCTGCCCCACTAGGGATGGTAGGTCTGGACGTGTCCCCTGCCATCCTGATACCGTTCTACGACGAGGACAGTTCGACCATTTTTGCCACCGGCAAGGGCGATTCCACGATCTACTGTTTCGAAATAACTGAGGAGTCTCCGTTTATTTGTCCACTGTCACATCACCGGTGCTCATCGCTAACACAGGGTTTGAGTTTCCTGCCGAAGAACCAGTGCGATGTCGCGTCGGTCGAATTTGCCAAAGCACAAAGGCTTACCAATGGAACGGTGGAGCCGTTGAGTTTCACGGTGCCGCGTATCAAGAGCGAACTGTTCCAGGATGATTTGTTCCCACCGACTAAGACGCTCTGGGAACCGACGCTCTTAGCGGCGGAGTGGTTTGCGGGTCGTGATAAACCCGCAGTCCGAATCAGCTTACAGCCTGAGGGAATGGATTCAT TGTCCTCCATCCAGCCGAATGTAACGACACCAACGCCGGCGAAGAAGAGCGAAAACATAAACCAAATCATCGGTCAGCAGACCCAGTTCAACAAGGCATGGAGTGCGGACCTGGTACGATCGAAGCAGGATGAG
- the LOC134207679 gene encoding coronin-7 isoform X3, whose product MAWRFKASKYKNAAPIVPKPEVCIRDICVGSYQTYGNNIAASAAFIAFNWEHAGSSVAVLPIDDCGRKSKTMPLLHAHTDTVTYLDFSPFHDGLLATGSQDCLVKVWHIPEKGLESSISNPECSFSTKQRRVETVGFHPTADCLLYSTAVGCVSLWDLTSQQESFSDNQHPEVIQSLSWKQDGKVCATSCKDKMVRILDPRAETPISMIAESHQSIKDSRVVWLGDQSRILTTGFDSARLRQVIIRDLRNFSVPEKTLELDCSTGILMPLFDPDTNMLFLAGKGDTTISYLEVTDKDPYLIEGIRHSGEQTKGACLVPKRALRVMEGEVNRIMQLTSNSVIPIMYQVPRKTYRDFHSDLYPDTNGFKTELTATQWLNGVNIAVQKISLDPAKRELGEQPIIPRLGPKPFSSTGSSGEFSFDKVFNVPQAPGSENGDSQRDSNDNTQENSLVSNGSVEEAHENGNGKDPEAFVEMATEEVVMRPKVAEEDDKPQIISTAERRKSGDREKIFESRVSTESEDQFDAAGDDKPSQFERLSGQRTSIAERRRMYESRSQSVQEEKPASPVPLRRRESLKSRGEQSKTDEEAMPPPSSVEFTRNRSDLCKENLPSDINKRNNANSANTTSKRTSTVFGRVSKFRHLKGTPGHKSTHIENIRNLSRQIPGECDGFQANSDRVAVPISGAGGKIAIFELSKPGRLPDGVIPSLVNGNNIMDFQWDPFDNQRLAVACDDGSVKIWAIPEEGLTEPTNEPEKELVAHSDKIYIVKYHPLAKNVFLTASYDMTIKIWDLDTLSDKYFLRGHTDQIFSAAWSPCGVYVATVSKDGKLRVYNPRKSETPIREGNGPVGTRGARLVWAIEGEYIVVTGFDKVSERQIYVYKASDLAAPLGMVGLDVSPAILIPFYDEDSSTIFATGKGDSTIYCFEITEESPFICPLSHHRCSSLTQGLSFLPKNQCDVASVEFAKAQRLTNGTVEPLSFTVPRIKSELFQDDLFPPTKTLWEPTLLAAEWFAGRDKPAVRISLQPEGMDSLSSIQPNVTTPTPAKKSENINQIIGQQTQFNKAWSADLVRSKQDEIKNSVSARMPVNRKLEQDDMEGVDEKEWEE is encoded by the exons ATGGCATGGCGATTTAAGGCCTCCAAATATAAGAACGCTGCTCCGATCGTTCCCAAACCGGAAGTATGCATCCGGGACATTTGCGTGGGATCGTACCAAACCTATGGTAACAACATCGCAGCATCGGCcgcgttcattgccttcaacTGGGAACATGCGGGCTCCAGTGTGGCCGTTCTGCCCATCGATGACTGCGGCCGGAAGAGCAAAACTATGCCGCTCCTGCACGCACACACCGACACGGTGACCTATTTGGACTTTTCGCCGTTTCACGATGGCCTGCTGGCCACCGGTTCGCAGGACTGCCTGGTGAAAGTGTGGCACATTCCGGAGAAGGGCCTAGAAAGCTCGATATCCAACCCCGAGTGTTCGTTTTCGACGAAACAGCGAAGGGTGGAAACGGTGGGATTTCATCCAACGGCCGATTGCCTTCTGTATTCGACGGCTGTGGGGTGCGTCAGTCTGTGGGACTTGACCAGTCAACAGGAGTCATTCT CGGACAACCAGCACCCGGAGGTGATCCAGTCGCTAAGTTGGAAACAGGACGGGAAGGTTTGTGCAACCAGTTGTAAGGACAAAATGGTTCGAATTCTGGATCCGCGTGCTGAGACACCCATTTCGATGATCGCCGAAAGTCATCAAAGCATCAAGGACTCGCGAGTGGTGTGGTTAGGTGATCAGAGCAGAATTTTGACTACGGGATTCGACTCCGCTCGGTTGCGACAGGTCATTATTAGGGATTTGAGGAACTTCTCAGTGCCGGAAAAGACGCTGGAGTTGGATTGTTCGACGGGCATTTTGATGCCTCTGTTTGACCCGGATACAAACATGCTATTCCTTGCGGGCAAGGGTGATACGACGATATCGTACTTGGAAGTGACGGACAAGGATCCGTATCTGATTGAGGGCATTCGTCACTCTGGTGAACAAACTAAAGGTGCTTGTTTGGTGCCTAAAAGAGCTTTGAGGGTGATGGAAGGCGAGGTAAACCGTATTATGCAATTGACGTCGAACTCAGTGATACCGATTATGTACCAAGTGCCGAGGAAG ACCTACAGAGACTTCCACAGTGACCTGTACCCGGATACCAACGGGTTCAAAACCGAGCTAACTGCCACGCAATGGCTTAACGGAGTTAACATTGCCGTTCAAAAAATCAGCCTGGACCCAGCGAAACGGGAGCTTGGCGAACAACCTATCATT CCTCGCCTAGGTCCGAAGCCATTCAGCAGTACGGGATCTTCGGGAGAATTTTCTTTCGATAAGGTTTTCAACGTTCCGCAAGCTCCCGGTTCGGAAAACGGGGATTCACAGAGAGATTCAAACGACAACACTCAGGAGAACAGTTTGGTATCCAATGGAAGCGTGGAAGAAGCGCACGAAAATGGCAACGGCAAGGACCCGGAAGCATTTGTAGAGATGGCTACAGAAGAGGTAGTCATGCGACCAAAGGTCGCCGAAGAGGACGACAAACCTCAGATTATCTCCACCGCGGAACGAAGAAAG TCTGGAGACCGAGAAAAG ATTTTCGAATCCAGAGTTTCCACCGAATCGGAAGATCAGTTTGACGCCGCAGGGGATGATAAGCCAAGCCAGTTCGAACGGCTCAGTGGTCAGCGTACGAGTATCGCCGAGAGGCGACGAATGTACGAGAGTCGGTCGCAGAGCGTCCAAGAAGAGAAACCAGCCTCGCCGGTTCCTCTCAG ACGCCGCGAATCGCTCAAATCCCGCGGCGAACAGTCCAAAACAGACGAGGAAGCTATGCCTCCGCCATCCAGCGTAGAATTCACCCGCAACCGCAGCGACCTTTGCAAGGAGAATCTCCCTTCGGACATCAACAAACGCAACAACGCCAACTCGGCCAACACCACATCCAAACGAACTTCGACCGTATTCGGCAGAGTGTCTAAGTTCCGCCATCTGAAGGGAACGCCCGGTCACAAATCGACACACATTGAAAACATCCGTAACCTCAGCCGGCAGATCCCCGGCGAGTGCGACGGCTTCCAAGCGAATTCTGACCGTGTGGCCGTGCCGATCTCCGGGGCCGGAGGCAAGATTGCAATATTCGAACTGAGCAAACCGGGCCGCCTTCCGGATGGAGTCATTCCGTCGCTAGTCAACGGAAACAACATCATGGATTTCCAGTGGGATCCGTTCGATAACCAACGGTTGGCCGTGGCCTGTGATGACGGCAGCGTTAAGATTTGGGCTATACCGGAGGAAGGTTTGACGGAACCGACCAACGAACCGGAGAAGGAGCTGGTTGCTCATTCGGATAAGATCTACATAGTCAAGTATCACCCGCTGGCGAAGAATGTCTTTCTCACGGCAAGCTATGACATGACGATAAAGATCTGGGACTTGGACACACTGTCAGATAAGTACTTTCTGAGGGGACACACGGATCAGATTTTTAGCGCTGCATGGAGTCCTTGTGGGGTGTACGTGGCAACGGTCTCGAAAGACGGTAAGCTCAGAGTGTATAACCCAAGAAAATCCGAAACTCCAATCCGGGAGGGAAACGGACCTGTGGGCACCCGCGGAGCTCGTTTAGTGTGGGCCATCGAAGGAGAGTACATCGTTGTGACTGGATTTGATAA AGTTTCCGAACGGCAAATCTACGTCTACAAAGCATCTGACCTGGCTGCCCCACTAGGGATGGTAGGTCTGGACGTGTCCCCTGCCATCCTGATACCGTTCTACGACGAGGACAGTTCGACCATTTTTGCCACCGGCAAGGGCGATTCCACGATCTACTGTTTCGAAATAACTGAGGAGTCTCCGTTTATTTGTCCACTGTCACATCACCGGTGCTCATCGCTAACACAGGGTTTGAGTTTCCTGCCGAAGAACCAGTGCGATGTCGCGTCGGTCGAATTTGCCAAAGCACAAAGGCTTACCAATGGAACGGTGGAGCCGTTGAGTTTCACGGTGCCGCGTATCAAGAGCGAACTGTTCCAGGATGATTTGTTCCCACCGACTAAGACGCTCTGGGAACCGACGCTCTTAGCGGCGGAGTGGTTTGCGGGTCGTGATAAACCCGCAGTCCGAATCAGCTTACAGCCTGAGGGAATGGATTCAT TGTCCTCCATCCAGCCGAATGTAACGACACCAACGCCGGCGAAGAAGAGCGAAAACATAAACCAAATCATCGGTCAGCAGACCCAGTTCAACAAGGCATGGAGTGCGGACCTGGTACGATCGAAGCAGGATGAG